The DNA segment TCATTCTTCTAGGGCTGTCAGATGACCCAGAGTTTCAGattgtgatttttctctttttaattatcACATATATACTAAGTATCACTGGAAATTTGGCCATCATAACTCTGACCTTGGTGGACTCCCATCTACAGACCCCTATGTATTTCTTCCTCAGGAACTTCTCCATATTAGAAATATCCTTTACAACTGTCTGTATTCCTAGGTTTCTGGGCTCAATTATCACCAGAGATAAAACAATTTCATACAACAATTGTACAGCTCAGTTGTTTTTCTTCATCTTCAtgggcattttatttttatcttctatcATATCTTATCATGAATTTTATCTTCTAACCGCCATGTCGTATGACCGgtacgtggccatctgcaagcccctgAGTTATGCGACCATCATGAACGAAAGAGTCTGCGTATTGCTTGTCTTTTGTGCTTGGCTGGCAGGATTCTTAAATATCTTCCCACCAGTTATTCTTTTTCTCCAGTTAGATTACTGTGGCTCCAATGTCATTGATCACTTTGCTTGTGATTATTTTCCCCTCTTGCAATTATCCTGCTCAGACACATGGCTCCTAGAAGTGATTGGTTTTTATTCTGCAATAGTGATTCTGCTTTTCACATTGGCATTAATAATTCTATCCTATATGTTCATCGTTAGGACAATTCTGAAACTGCCTTCTGCCAGTCAGAGAAAAAAGGCATTTTCTACATGCTCCTCTCACATGATTGTCATTTCCATCTCTTACGGAAGCTGCATATTCATGTATGCTAACCCCTCAGCAAAAGAAAAGGCATCATTCACCAAAGGAGTAGCTATTCTGAATACTTCTGTTGCTCCCATGATGAATCCATTCATATATACCCTAAGGAACCAGCAGGTGAAGCAAGCCTTTAAGGACACTATCCAAAAGGCTATGTTTCTCTCTGGTAAATGAAAGCATTAGTAgccttaaaataataaagttctTTTCAATTGTTCTATTATTCATACTCTGGAAATGATCTTTCCTTCACCACACTtacatattttctcttcttttccattcCAATATTAAAATTCACCAAACATTGAACTGAATAAATTTGAACTAAATATTGCTTCAGGATC comes from the Manis pentadactyla isolate mManPen7 chromosome 10, mManPen7.hap1, whole genome shotgun sequence genome and includes:
- the LOC130685118 gene encoding olfactory receptor 6C3-like, coding for MKNHTVPTEFILLGLSDDPEFQIVIFLFLIITYILSITGNLAIITLTLVDSHLQTPMYFFLRNFSILEISFTTVCIPRFLGSIITRDKTISYNNCTAQLFFFIFMGILFLSSIISYHEFYLLTAMSYDRYVAICKPLSYATIMNERVCVLLVFCAWLAGFLNIFPPVILFLQLDYCGSNVIDHFACDYFPLLQLSCSDTWLLEVIGFYSAIVILLFTLALIILSYMFIVRTILKLPSASQRKKAFSTCSSHMIVISISYGSCIFMYANPSAKEKASFTKGVAILNTSVAPMMNPFIYTLRNQQVKQAFKDTIQKAMFLSGK